One genomic region from Kineobactrum salinum encodes:
- a CDS encoding MauE/DoxX family redox-associated membrane protein, with product MSFRAEIKSAARAQGLHGGRLLVAHPGGNRCVPARARGRHYPQTFIGGTRIGGYDQLREYFGHRVKGEDDTSYQPVVAIFSVGLLLALALSYASFGTILTVRAGEWFIAISMCLLGLQKLQDVESFSTMFLNYDLLARRKVGYAYFYPFAETAAGLLMVAGALIWLAAPLALFIGTVGAFSVFKAVYLERRELRCTCVGGGSNVPLGFISLTENLMMAAMAVWMPVRIFVLQ from the coding sequence TTGTCCTTTCGGGCTGAAATCAAAAGCGCTGCTCGAGCGCAAGGGCTTCACGGTGGACGACTGCTGGTTGCGCACCCGGGAGGAAACCGATGCGTTCCAGCGCGAGCACGAGGTAGACACTACCCCCAGACCTTTATCGGCGGTACCCGGATCGGCGGCTATGATCAGCTGCGCGAGTATTTTGGTCACCGGGTCAAAGGAGAAGACGACACCAGCTATCAGCCCGTTGTGGCCATTTTCTCGGTTGGCCTGCTGCTGGCGCTGGCCCTCAGTTATGCGAGCTTCGGAACGATACTGACCGTGCGAGCGGGAGAGTGGTTTATCGCTATTTCCATGTGCCTGCTGGGGCTGCAAAAACTGCAGGACGTCGAGAGCTTCAGTACCATGTTTCTGAACTATGACCTGCTGGCCCGGCGCAAGGTGGGCTATGCCTACTTCTATCCATTTGCGGAGACCGCAGCCGGCCTGCTGATGGTTGCCGGGGCATTGATCTGGCTGGCCGCGCCCCTGGCCCTGTTCATTGGCACCGTGGGTGCGTTCTCGGTATTCAAGGCAGTCTATCTGGAGCGACGGGAACTCCGCTGCACCTGTGTCGGCGGCGGCAGCAACGTACCGCTGGGTTTTATCTCCCTGACCGAAAATCTGATGATGGCCGCGATGGCCGTGTGGATGCCGGTCCGGATTTTTGTACTGCAGTAG
- a CDS encoding acyloxyacyl hydrolase, giving the protein MRSFLRQLAVAAVLPFTTTAAAGADSVAPDHLLQFNAGRIGIDRSLDEPQHYGAEFRFRPRSRWKLVPAIGAGFANNGAKFVYVDLKKDFLLGQRWYLTPSFGVGAFDASRVLDLGHTLEFRSGLEAGYRFANHYRVGIAIYHLSNGGLADENPGTEVLAVSLSVPL; this is encoded by the coding sequence ATGCGAAGCTTCCTCCGGCAGCTTGCTGTTGCTGCTGTACTGCCATTTACCACAACCGCCGCCGCTGGCGCCGATTCGGTGGCCCCCGACCATTTGCTGCAGTTCAATGCGGGAAGGATTGGCATCGATCGATCCCTGGACGAGCCCCAGCACTACGGCGCGGAATTCCGGTTCCGGCCGCGGAGCCGGTGGAAGCTGGTGCCCGCCATCGGTGCCGGTTTTGCCAACAATGGCGCCAAGTTTGTTTACGTGGACCTGAAAAAGGATTTCCTGCTCGGCCAGCGCTGGTATCTGACACCCAGCTTCGGCGTCGGGGCTTTCGATGCATCTCGAGTGCTGGACCTCGGCCATACCCTGGAATTCCGCTCCGGCCTGGAGGCCGGCTACCGGTTCGCCAATCACTACCGGGTGGGTATCGCCATTTATCATCTGTCCAACGGCGGCCTGGCGGACGAAAACCCCGGCACCGAAGTGCTGGCCGTGTCCCTGAGCGTACCCCTGTAG